From a region of the Salarias fasciatus chromosome 6, fSalaFa1.1, whole genome shotgun sequence genome:
- the LOC115389541 gene encoding contactin-3-like isoform X1, with product MSFTAAAGGFVVGLLSLSVVGGQSNWGETDLTQVCAVEGGTVDLTCDYKYPHTTNHQTTRVMKELWFTKEGKAPVDLRTDSNYTNRWWCDCNEYGCILRITNLKKCDSGIYKYKIRTNHPAGVCLQAIQLSVTDLRVEVTKLHKTRGSKSVELNCQHSCPPHRVYMWFSNGRVMIRETSSSVFVPFQSTDRFSCAVRGFENITSPPVYGFMFSPPDAPNRPVVAVSPSGEIMEGSSVALTCGSDASPAATYTWYKRESFRNISHGAQLNFTSIQPSDSGGYYCTAENKLGVKRSQYTHIDVECAPTLLSVTSGGRTQSRASVSPGSGKYIAVGMIAAVLLTVAFATVFLWIRKKGVLKESSEPEDRPDNMGQRLPDAAQPEEQFHLHYASIHFINNQTDPPHCNMRADQTHRNMKDEDLTEYSAVKLKNAALRNKNQDVRQDPSELYSTVNKARGTQ from the exons ATgagcttcacagcagcagcgggcGGATTTGTTGTCGGTCTTCTCTCTTTGTCAG TGGTTGGAGGTCAGAGTAACTGGGGAGAGACTGACTTGACTCAGGTCTGTGCTGTAGAGGGAGGAACAGTGGATCTAACTTGTGACTACAAATACCCACACACAACAAATCATCAGACTACAAGAGTTATGAAAGAACTGTGGTTTACCAAAGAGGGTAAAGCACCAGTGGATCTCAGAACAGACTCAAACTACACAAACCGCTGGTGGTGTGATTGTAATGAGTATGGCTGCATTTTGAGAATCACCAACTTGAAAAAGTGTGACTCTGGAATCTACAAATATAAGATTAGAACAAATCATCCGGCTGGAGTTTGTCTGCAGGCCATCCAGCTGTCTGTCACAG ATCTCCGGGTGGAAGTGACCAAATTGCACAAGACAAGGGGTTCAAAGAGCGTTGAGCTAAATTGTCAACACAGTTGCCCTCCTCATCGTGTTTACATGTGGTTCAGCAACGGGCGCGTCATGATCAGAGAAACATCTTCATCTGTGTTCGTACCATTTCAGTCTACGGACAGATTTTCCTGTGCTGTGAGAGGATTCGAAAACATCACCTCTCCACCAGTGT ACGGGTTCatgttttctcctccagatgctcCAAACCGTCCTGTTGTTGCTGTGAGCCCCTCTGGTGAGATCATGGAGGGCAGCTCCGTGGCTCTGACCTGCGGCAGTGATGCCAGCCCAGCTGCGACGTACACCTGGTACAAGAGGGAATCCTTTAGAAACATCAGTCATGGTGCACAGCTCAACTTCACTTCCATCCAGCCCTCCGACTCCGGAGGGTATTACTGCACAGCTGAAAACAAGCTGGGAGTGAAGAGGTCACAATACACACATATTGATGTGGAAT gtgCTCCAACCCTTCTTTCTGTCACGAGTGGAGGGAGGACGCAAAGCAGAGCAAGTG TGTCTCCAGGATCAGGGAAATACATTGCTGTTGGAATGAttgctgctgtcctcctgaCTGTTGCATTCGCCACTGTATTCCTGTGGATTCG TAAAAAGGGAGTTCTGAAGGAATCATCAGAGCCTGAAGACAGACCGGACAACATGGGTCAG AGGCTGCCTGATGCTGCACAGCCAGAGGAGCAGTTTCACCTTCACTACGCCAGCATCCACTTCATTAACAACCAGACAGACCCTCCTCACTGCAACATGAGAGCAGATCAGActcacagaaacatgaaggaCGAGGATCTTACAGAATACTCTGCTGTCAAACTGAAGAATGCAGCCCTGAG AAACAAGAACCAGGATGTCCGACAAGATCCGTCTGAACTGTACAGCACAGTCAACAAGGCCAGAGGAACACAATGA
- the LOC115389541 gene encoding hemicentin-1-like isoform X2, with protein sequence MSFTAAAGGFVVGLLSLSVVGGQSNWGETDLTQVCAVEGGTVDLTCDYKYPHTTNHQTTRVMKELWFTKEGKAPVDLRTDSNYTNRWWCDCNEYGCILRITNLKKCDSGIYKYKIRTNHPAGVCLQAIQLSVTDLRVEVTKLHKTRGSKSVELNCQHSCPPHRVYMWFSNGRVMIRETSSSVFVPFQSTDRFSCAVRGFENITSPPVYAPNRPVVAVSPSGEIMEGSSVALTCGSDASPAATYTWYKRESFRNISHGAQLNFTSIQPSDSGGYYCTAENKLGVKRSQYTHIDVECAPTLLSVTSGGRTQSRASVSPGSGKYIAVGMIAAVLLTVAFATVFLWIRKKGVLKESSEPEDRPDNMGQRLPDAAQPEEQFHLHYASIHFINNQTDPPHCNMRADQTHRNMKDEDLTEYSAVKLKNAALRNKNQDVRQDPSELYSTVNKARGTQ encoded by the exons ATgagcttcacagcagcagcgggcGGATTTGTTGTCGGTCTTCTCTCTTTGTCAG TGGTTGGAGGTCAGAGTAACTGGGGAGAGACTGACTTGACTCAGGTCTGTGCTGTAGAGGGAGGAACAGTGGATCTAACTTGTGACTACAAATACCCACACACAACAAATCATCAGACTACAAGAGTTATGAAAGAACTGTGGTTTACCAAAGAGGGTAAAGCACCAGTGGATCTCAGAACAGACTCAAACTACACAAACCGCTGGTGGTGTGATTGTAATGAGTATGGCTGCATTTTGAGAATCACCAACTTGAAAAAGTGTGACTCTGGAATCTACAAATATAAGATTAGAACAAATCATCCGGCTGGAGTTTGTCTGCAGGCCATCCAGCTGTCTGTCACAG ATCTCCGGGTGGAAGTGACCAAATTGCACAAGACAAGGGGTTCAAAGAGCGTTGAGCTAAATTGTCAACACAGTTGCCCTCCTCATCGTGTTTACATGTGGTTCAGCAACGGGCGCGTCATGATCAGAGAAACATCTTCATCTGTGTTCGTACCATTTCAGTCTACGGACAGATTTTCCTGTGCTGTGAGAGGATTCGAAAACATCACCTCTCCACCAGTGT atgctcCAAACCGTCCTGTTGTTGCTGTGAGCCCCTCTGGTGAGATCATGGAGGGCAGCTCCGTGGCTCTGACCTGCGGCAGTGATGCCAGCCCAGCTGCGACGTACACCTGGTACAAGAGGGAATCCTTTAGAAACATCAGTCATGGTGCACAGCTCAACTTCACTTCCATCCAGCCCTCCGACTCCGGAGGGTATTACTGCACAGCTGAAAACAAGCTGGGAGTGAAGAGGTCACAATACACACATATTGATGTGGAAT gtgCTCCAACCCTTCTTTCTGTCACGAGTGGAGGGAGGACGCAAAGCAGAGCAAGTG TGTCTCCAGGATCAGGGAAATACATTGCTGTTGGAATGAttgctgctgtcctcctgaCTGTTGCATTCGCCACTGTATTCCTGTGGATTCG TAAAAAGGGAGTTCTGAAGGAATCATCAGAGCCTGAAGACAGACCGGACAACATGGGTCAG AGGCTGCCTGATGCTGCACAGCCAGAGGAGCAGTTTCACCTTCACTACGCCAGCATCCACTTCATTAACAACCAGACAGACCCTCCTCACTGCAACATGAGAGCAGATCAGActcacagaaacatgaaggaCGAGGATCTTACAGAATACTCTGCTGTCAAACTGAAGAATGCAGCCCTGAG AAACAAGAACCAGGATGTCCGACAAGATCCGTCTGAACTGTACAGCACAGTCAACAAGGCCAGAGGAACACAATGA